From the genome of Spinacia oleracea cultivar Varoflay chromosome 2, BTI_SOV_V1, whole genome shotgun sequence, one region includes:
- the LOC110779539 gene encoding DNA repair protein recA homolog 3, mitochondrial isoform X1 gives MARLLRHASSLRRSLFQPESFQREILGISSFQCRDFSSKGRKKSKSEASDSNEEGLSQKELALQQALDQITASFGKGSIMWLGRSVTPRNVPVVSTGSFSLDIALGIGGFPKGRVVEVFGPEASGKTTLALHVIAEAQKHGGYCAFIDAEHALDPSLAEAIGVNTQNLLLSQPDCGEQALSLVDTLIRSGSVDVVVVDSVAALVPKGELDGEMGDAHVAMQARLMSQALRKLSHSLSQSNCILLFLNQVRAKISTFGFGGPTEVTCGGNALKFYASVRLNIRRIGFVKIGEETIGSQVLVKVIKNKHAPPFRTAEFELEFGKGICRVAELITLGVKHKLIKKAGSHYNFNGHNLHGKEALKRYLNENASEREELATTLREKLLSSTTEEAAEGGEVAEPLEETVLADETEDTTAAEA, from the exons ATGGCGAGGCTTCTTCGCCACGCTTCTTCTTTGCGACGCTCTCTGTTTCAACCGGAG AGTTTCCAGAGAGAGATATTGGGAATCTCTTCTTTTCAGTGTAGAGATTTCTCTTCAAAAG GTCGGAAGAAATCTAAATCAGAGGCAAGTGACTCTAACGAGGAAGGCTTGTCACAGAAAGAGTTAGCTCTTCAACAAGCCTTAGACCAGATAACGGCTTCATTTGGAAAGGGATCTATAATGTGGCTTGGTCGATCTGTAACACCTAGAAATGTCCCAGTGGTGTCTACTGGCTCATTTTCTCTGGACATAGCATTAGGAATTGGAGGATTTCCTAAG GGGCGTGTGGTCGAGGTTTTTGGGCCAGAGGCGTCTGGGAAGACTACCCTAGCGCTACATGTAATTGCTGAAGCACAGAAGCATGGAG GCTACTGCGCTTTCATTGATGCTGAGCATGCTCTTGATCCATCTCTGGCTGAAGCTATTGGTGTAAATACTCAAAATTTGCTTCTTTCACAGCCAGATTGTGGTGAACAAGCTCTTAGCCTTGTGGATACCCTCATCCGAAGTGGTTCAGTTGATGTTGTGGTGGTTGATAGT GTTGCTGCCCTTGTGCCGAAAGGAGAACTTGATGGTGAAATGGGTGATGCACACGTGGCTATGCAAGCAAGATTAATGAGCCAAGCACTTCGAAAATTAAGCCATTCACTGTCTCAATCAAATTGTATATTGCTATTTTTGAATCAG GTGAGAGCAAAgatttcaacttttggattTGGCGGTCCTACCGAAGTTACttgtggcggtaatgctttgaAGTTCTATGCGTCAGTGCGTTTGAACATCAGGAGAATTGGATTTGTCAAGATAGGAGAAGAG ACTATCGGGAGTCAAGTCCTTGTGAAGGTCATAAAGAATAAGCATGCACCTCCTTTTAGAACTGCTGAGTTCGAACTCGAATTTGGCAAGGGCATATGCCGGGTCGCAGAGCTCATAACCTTGGGTGTCAagcacaaactaattaaaaaGGCAGGCAGTCATTATAACTTCAATGGCCACAATCTCCACGGGAAAGAAGCACTTAAAAGGTATCTCAATGAGAATGCAAGTGAAAGAGAAGAGCTGGCAACGACGCTTAGGGAAAAGCTACTAAGTTCAACGACGGAGGAGGCTGCAGAGGGAGGAGAGGTTGCAGAACCGTTGGAAGAAACAGTTTTGGCTGATGAAACTGAAGATACAACAGCCGCAGAAGCGTAG
- the LOC110779539 gene encoding DNA repair protein recA homolog 3, mitochondrial isoform X2 yields MWLGRSVTPRNVPVVSTGSFSLDIALGIGGFPKGRVVEVFGPEASGKTTLALHVIAEAQKHGGYCAFIDAEHALDPSLAEAIGVNTQNLLLSQPDCGEQALSLVDTLIRSGSVDVVVVDSVAALVPKGELDGEMGDAHVAMQARLMSQALRKLSHSLSQSNCILLFLNQVRAKISTFGFGGPTEVTCGGNALKFYASVRLNIRRIGFVKIGEETIGSQVLVKVIKNKHAPPFRTAEFELEFGKGICRVAELITLGVKHKLIKKAGSHYNFNGHNLHGKEALKRYLNENASEREELATTLREKLLSSTTEEAAEGGEVAEPLEETVLADETEDTTAAEA; encoded by the exons ATGTGGCTTGGTCGATCTGTAACACCTAGAAATGTCCCAGTGGTGTCTACTGGCTCATTTTCTCTGGACATAGCATTAGGAATTGGAGGATTTCCTAAG GGGCGTGTGGTCGAGGTTTTTGGGCCAGAGGCGTCTGGGAAGACTACCCTAGCGCTACATGTAATTGCTGAAGCACAGAAGCATGGAG GCTACTGCGCTTTCATTGATGCTGAGCATGCTCTTGATCCATCTCTGGCTGAAGCTATTGGTGTAAATACTCAAAATTTGCTTCTTTCACAGCCAGATTGTGGTGAACAAGCTCTTAGCCTTGTGGATACCCTCATCCGAAGTGGTTCAGTTGATGTTGTGGTGGTTGATAGT GTTGCTGCCCTTGTGCCGAAAGGAGAACTTGATGGTGAAATGGGTGATGCACACGTGGCTATGCAAGCAAGATTAATGAGCCAAGCACTTCGAAAATTAAGCCATTCACTGTCTCAATCAAATTGTATATTGCTATTTTTGAATCAG GTGAGAGCAAAgatttcaacttttggattTGGCGGTCCTACCGAAGTTACttgtggcggtaatgctttgaAGTTCTATGCGTCAGTGCGTTTGAACATCAGGAGAATTGGATTTGTCAAGATAGGAGAAGAG ACTATCGGGAGTCAAGTCCTTGTGAAGGTCATAAAGAATAAGCATGCACCTCCTTTTAGAACTGCTGAGTTCGAACTCGAATTTGGCAAGGGCATATGCCGGGTCGCAGAGCTCATAACCTTGGGTGTCAagcacaaactaattaaaaaGGCAGGCAGTCATTATAACTTCAATGGCCACAATCTCCACGGGAAAGAAGCACTTAAAAGGTATCTCAATGAGAATGCAAGTGAAAGAGAAGAGCTGGCAACGACGCTTAGGGAAAAGCTACTAAGTTCAACGACGGAGGAGGCTGCAGAGGGAGGAGAGGTTGCAGAACCGTTGGAAGAAACAGTTTTGGCTGATGAAACTGAAGATACAACAGCCGCAGAAGCGTAG
- the LOC130467738 gene encoding uncharacterized protein codes for MLRPQAGLLIPCANGDEKALPGSWSAISPSVFRVRGETFFNDGEGISLVLYFKLSDKIDQEIPSDFIDSIKMVQTPLRVAAGYNDVEIVEVLLKWMGLEKVEPEARNMSGETPLHMAVRRMTAMKLLSCFFLMVLLWRPRLMLFSLMIRDIDSKDKHLEESCTGSSEENS; via the exons ATGTTACGTCCCCAAGCAGGATTGCTCATTCCCTGTGCAAATGGTGATGAGAAGGCATTACCAGGCTCTTGGTCTGCAATTTCACCCTCCGTTTTTAGGGTCCGGGGGGAGACTTTCTTCAA CGATGGTGAAGGCATAAGTCTGGTGCTGTATTTCAAGCTATCTGACAAAATCGACCAAGAAATTCCATCAGACTTCATAGACAGCATCAAG ATGGTGCAAACTCCTCTTCGTGTTGCTGCTGGCTACAATGATGTTGAGATTGTTGAAGTTTTGCTGAAATGGATGGGATTGGAGAAGGTTGAGCCGGAAGCAAGGAATATG TCTGGGGAGACTCCATTACACATGGCCGTGAGAAGAATGACTGCAATGAAGTTGTTAAGCTGCTTCTTTCTCATGGTACTTCTGTGGAGGCCAAGGCTAAT GTTATTTTCACTGATGATTCGAGATATCGACAGCAAGGATAAACATCTAGAAGAAAGTTGTACAGGAAGTTCTGAAGAAAATAGCTGA